ACACCGATTCTCGTGATGTCCATCCGCCCGATCCCTGTCCGATTGCTGCAGCAGCATAGGCCGCAGCGGGCGTAGGCCGCAAGGGCATGGGATAGGTAAAATAATCCGCGAATTGGTCGTTTAGCGATTTAGCAAGAGGAATCGTCCACCCTTTCCATGGGTGAGTAGATCAAGGTGGGTAACATGGGATTTGAACGCTTGGGGCATAGGCCCCTCGACTATCGGCCTGTCCGGTATGACGGGTCAAAATTGGTATTTCGCGGCCCGCAGCGCCGCTTGACGGGGGATTTCGTGGCCTGCCTTGGCGGCACTGAAACCTACGGCACCTTCATTGACCGACCCTATCCTGATCTGATGGAGCGATCCTTGGGAACGGCCTGCGTCAATTTCGGCTGGCCAAATGCGGGTGTCGATGCCTTTCTCAAGGATGAGGGCCTGCTTGATTTGGTGTCAGCCGCGCGCGCCGTGGTGTTGCAGGTGCCGGGGGCGATCAACCTTTGCAATCCGTTCTACCGGGTGCATCCGCGCCGCAACGACCGCTTTCTAGAGGCGAGCCCCCGCTTGCGCCGCCTCTATCCCGAGGTCGATTTTACCGAGTTCCACTTTACCCGCCACATGATGCAGCGCTTGGCGGATATTTCGCCTGACCGTTTTGCGGTGCTGCGCGAAGGTCTGCAAGAGGTCTGGGTGGCGCGCATGCAGGCGTTGCTTGAACGGATGACTGCGCCAGTCGTGTTGATGTGGTTCTCGCGGCATCTGCCCGGCCTTGGGCATGAGGCAGCGGGCATCGCGGACGATCCCGCCTTTGTCAGCCGCGCCATGCTGCGCGCTGTGGGGGCCCGGGCGGCCCATGTGGTTGAGGTGGTGATCAGCCCCGAGGCCTGTGCGCAGGGCACACGCGGCATGCGGTTTGATCCTATGCAAGAGGGGGTCGCCGCCGATCTGCCCGGTTTGCTGGCCCATTCCGAGGCATCGCGTGCCCTGTCGCCGGTGTTGGAATCCTTGTTGCGCGAATAAAAAACCCGCGCCGATCAGGCGCGGGTTTCGGTTTCGCTTTGCCGCAAATCAGAGCTTTTTGGTCAGTTCCGGCAGGGCGGTAAAGAGGTCAGCGACAAGGCCGTAGTCGGCCACTTGGAAAATCGGCGCTTCTTCATCTTTGTTGATGGCGACGATGATCTTGCTGTCCTTCATACCAGCAAGATGCTGGATCGCGCCGGAAATGCCCACCGCGACATAGAGGTTGGGGGCCACGACTTTGCCGGTCTGCCCAACCTGCCAGTCGTTCGGCGCATAGCCCGAGTCGACTGCGGCGCGAGAAGCCCCAACAGCGGCTCCCAGCTTGTCCGCAAGCCCTTCGATCAGTGCGAAATCGTCCTTGGAGCCGACACCGCGCCCGCCCGAAACCACGACGCCCGCCGAGGTCAGTTCAGGGCGATCAGAGGCCGCAACCTTGTCTTCGATCCATTCCGACAGGCCGGGGTTCGGCGTGGCCGAAATTGTCTCGACCGGTGCTGCGGCCTGTTCGCCCGCTGCGTCAAAGGTCGAGGTCCGGAAGGAAATGACCTTTTTGCCGTCGCGCGATTTAACGGTCTGAATCGCGTTGCCGGCATAGATCGGGCGCTCGAACGTATCGGCATCAACCACGCCTGAGGCGTCCGAAATCACCATCACATCCAGGAGTGCGGCCACGCGCGGCAGCACGTTCTTGGCATCCGTGGTCGCAGGGGCCACGATATGGCTATAGTCGCCCGCGAGGCTGACGATCAGCGCCGCTGTGGGTTCTGCCAGACGGTGCCCAAGCGAGGGATCCTCGGCCACCAGCACCTTTTTGACACCGGCGATTTTGGCCGCCGCAGCACCAGCCGCCGCCGCAGAGGCGCCACAGCAGAGCGCGGTCACATCGCCCAGTTTGGCCGCTGCCGTGACCGCCTTGGCGGTCGCATCCAGCGACAATTCCCCATCGGTGACTTCGGCGAGAAGAAGAACAGACATCATACGGCTCCCACTTCCTTGAGTTTCGCAACCAGCTCGTCGACCGAGCCGAGGATGACACCCGCCGCGCGGCTTGCGGGCTCGGAGGTGCCGGTGATTTCCAGCCGCGGCGTGACATCGACGCCGTAATCGGCGGCGGTTTTCTCATCCAGCGGCTTTTTCTTGGCCTTCATGATATTGGGCAGGCTGGCATAACGCGGCTCGTTAAGGCGCAGATCGACGGTGACAATGGTCGGCGTCTTGACTTTGATCGTCTGCAAGCCGCCATCGACTTCGCGGGTGACAACGGCGGTGTCGCCGTCCACGTCAAGCGACGAGGCAAAGGTGGCTTGAGACCAACCCAGAAGCGCCGACAGCATCTGTCCGGTGGCGTTCATGTCGTTGTCGATCGCCTGCTTGCCACAGAGCACAAGGCCGGGGGCCTCTTCTTCGACGATTTTGGCGAGGATCTTGGCCACCGAGAGCGGCTCGATGTCTTGATGCACATCATCGGCGGCGACCACCAGAATGGCCCGGTCCGCGCCCATGGCAAGCG
The nucleotide sequence above comes from Roseovarius mucosus. Encoded proteins:
- a CDS encoding DUF6473 family protein — its product is MGFERLGHRPLDYRPVRYDGSKLVFRGPQRRLTGDFVACLGGTETYGTFIDRPYPDLMERSLGTACVNFGWPNAGVDAFLKDEGLLDLVSAARAVVLQVPGAINLCNPFYRVHPRRNDRFLEASPRLRRLYPEVDFTEFHFTRHMMQRLADISPDRFAVLREGLQEVWVARMQALLERMTAPVVLMWFSRHLPGLGHEAAGIADDPAFVSRAMLRAVGARAAHVVEVVISPEACAQGTRGMRFDPMQEGVAADLPGLLAHSEASRALSPVLESLLRE
- a CDS encoding electron transfer flavoprotein subunit alpha/FixB family protein yields the protein MSVLLLAEVTDGELSLDATAKAVTAAAKLGDVTALCCGASAAAAGAAAAKIAGVKKVLVAEDPSLGHRLAEPTAALIVSLAGDYSHIVAPATTDAKNVLPRVAALLDVMVISDASGVVDADTFERPIYAGNAIQTVKSRDGKKVISFRTSTFDAAGEQAAAPVETISATPNPGLSEWIEDKVAASDRPELTSAGVVVSGGRGVGSKDDFALIEGLADKLGAAVGASRAAVDSGYAPNDWQVGQTGKVVAPNLYVAVGISGAIQHLAGMKDSKIIVAINKDEEAPIFQVADYGLVADLFTALPELTKKL
- a CDS encoding electron transfer flavoprotein subunit beta/FixA family protein; this encodes MKVLVPVKRVIDYNVKVRVKADGSGVDLANVKMSMNPFDEIAVEEAIRLKEAGKASEVIAVSIGVKQAQETLRTALAMGADRAILVVAADDVHQDIEPLSVAKILAKIVEEEAPGLVLCGKQAIDNDMNATGQMLSALLGWSQATFASSLDVDGDTAVVTREVDGGLQTIKVKTPTIVTVDLRLNEPRYASLPNIMKAKKKPLDEKTAADYGVDVTPRLEITGTSEPASRAAGVILGSVDELVAKLKEVGAV